From the Manihot esculenta cultivar AM560-2 chromosome 3, M.esculenta_v8, whole genome shotgun sequence genome, one window contains:
- the LOC110611470 gene encoding probable serine/threonine-protein kinase DDB_G0282963 isoform X1, producing MEKDALKSNNKVNPNNTHKNGDDGLLRVVSETTKQTTSNFVLQWGNRKRLRCMKVQVKDDSKAPVHRTTVRVDRRVVRADKEASNKPISTKNTNQSNGYLNLRQRPSSPPPPPHQRVLRNSENSSAMRSQSNGGVRGLASPDRGAHHEKRGSTTNHHHHNSNHENNNKSGASSETAHDSKKGGSSSGSGEAAPPPVWPPKFVIALTNKEKEEDFIAFKGSKLPQRPKKRAKFIQRTLNLVSPGAWLCDLTLERYEVREKKISKKVRPRGLKAMGNMESDSE from the exons ATGGAAAAGGACGCTTTGAAAAGCAATAATAAAGTTAACCCCAATAATACCCACAAAAACGGAGACGATGGGTTGTTAAGAGTCGTTTCAGAGACCACCAAGCAAACGACGTCGAATTTTGTATTGCAGTGGGGTAACCGGAAGCGTCTCAGGTGCATGAAGGTCCAAGTGAAGGACGACTCTAAAGCCCCGGTCCATCGAACCACTGTTCGAGTCGACCGCAGGGTCGTGAGAGCCGATAAAGAGGCTTCCAATAAACCAATTTCCACAAAAAATACAAATCAAAGCAATGGATATTTGAATCTCCGGCAGCGTCCTTCCTCGCCACCTCCACCGCCTCACCAGCGAGTTCTCAG GAATTCTGAGAATTCAAGTGCTATGAGAAGCCAGAGTAACGGTGGTGTGAGAGGCCTTGCTTCACCGGACAGAGGTGCGCACCACGAGAAGAGAGGCAGCACCACCAACCACCACCACCACAACAGCAACCATGAGAATAATAACAAATCAGGGGCATCTTCCGAGACAGCGCATGATAGCAAGAAAGGAGGGTCGTCTTCAGGTAGCGGAGAGGCCGCACCACCACCTGTTTGGCCCCCCAAGTTTGTTATTGCTTTAACCAACAAAGAGAAAGAGGAGGATTTCATTGCCTTTAAGGGTTCAAAGCTGCCGCAGAGACCCAAGAAAAGGGCCAAGTTCATTCAACGCACTCTCAAT CTTGTGAGTCCAGGGGCATGGCTATGCGATTTAACGCTAGAACGGTATGAAGTGAGAGAGAAGAAGATCTCCAAGAAGGTA AGACCAAGAGGGTTGAAAGCTATGGGAAATATGGAGTCTGACTCTGAATGA
- the LOC110611470 gene encoding probable serine/threonine-protein kinase DDB_G0282963 isoform X2, translated as MEKDALKSNNKVNPNNTHKNGDDGLLRVVSETTKQTTSNFVLQWGNRKRLRCMKVQVKDDSKAPVHRTTVRVDRRVVRADKEASNKPISTKNTNQSNGYLNLRQRPSSPPPPPHQRVLRNSENSSAMRSQSNGGVRGLASPDRGAHHEKRGSTTNHHHHNSNHENNNKSGASSETAHDSKKGGSSSGSGEAAPPPVWPPKFVIALTNKEKEEDFIAFKGSKLPQRPKKRAKFIQRTLNLVSPGAWLCDLTLERYEVREKKISKKRPRGLKAMGNMESDSE; from the exons ATGGAAAAGGACGCTTTGAAAAGCAATAATAAAGTTAACCCCAATAATACCCACAAAAACGGAGACGATGGGTTGTTAAGAGTCGTTTCAGAGACCACCAAGCAAACGACGTCGAATTTTGTATTGCAGTGGGGTAACCGGAAGCGTCTCAGGTGCATGAAGGTCCAAGTGAAGGACGACTCTAAAGCCCCGGTCCATCGAACCACTGTTCGAGTCGACCGCAGGGTCGTGAGAGCCGATAAAGAGGCTTCCAATAAACCAATTTCCACAAAAAATACAAATCAAAGCAATGGATATTTGAATCTCCGGCAGCGTCCTTCCTCGCCACCTCCACCGCCTCACCAGCGAGTTCTCAG GAATTCTGAGAATTCAAGTGCTATGAGAAGCCAGAGTAACGGTGGTGTGAGAGGCCTTGCTTCACCGGACAGAGGTGCGCACCACGAGAAGAGAGGCAGCACCACCAACCACCACCACCACAACAGCAACCATGAGAATAATAACAAATCAGGGGCATCTTCCGAGACAGCGCATGATAGCAAGAAAGGAGGGTCGTCTTCAGGTAGCGGAGAGGCCGCACCACCACCTGTTTGGCCCCCCAAGTTTGTTATTGCTTTAACCAACAAAGAGAAAGAGGAGGATTTCATTGCCTTTAAGGGTTCAAAGCTGCCGCAGAGACCCAAGAAAAGGGCCAAGTTCATTCAACGCACTCTCAAT CTTGTGAGTCCAGGGGCATGGCTATGCGATTTAACGCTAGAACGGTATGAAGTGAGAGAGAAGAAGATCTCCAAGAAG AGACCAAGAGGGTTGAAAGCTATGGGAAATATGGAGTCTGACTCTGAATGA